From a single Microbacterium murale genomic region:
- a CDS encoding TPM domain-containing protein yields the protein MRTRMTVVLGLIVAMFASGWGASAAVATPPVTLSPDFVTDEAGVLSSGELDAANARLGDLAAADGGDLYVVFVDAFTDPDDSVTWTDQVAADNGLGPDQYLIAVAVDAGQYAISADAGGPLSDSEIDAVVQAMENGLRAGDWDGAVIAAADAFPGQPGQSGDAGGFLGILIALVVVAIVVIVIVLILRSRKKKRDAARPTVPDPNDPYAAVSDEDLATQASGALVHADDAITSSRQEVGFAVAQYGEDSTAAFTQVVEAAHAKVAEAFALKQQIDDEVPDTAEQRRAWHIQILQLCDAADDLLDENVEAFEELRKLEAEAPQALERLTARRAAAQQALATAPGALAALSQNYDAAALSTVAENPEQAQQRLSLADSEMAEATQLIAAEKNGEAAFAIRTAEAAVQQSEELVAAVTNLGANLSTVEEQARALIADLEADLAAAAAMPDSQAQLAPFIARTRANIDSAQASLQAGQRNPQQVLEALDSANTQIDAALGQAREASALSQRAQHMLQQRLAQAQAQISAATDFITTRRGAIGATARTRLAEANAAYSEAVAIQATDPGQATERATRAASLAGEALSYAQSEVSSFNNGGWGGGGWSGGASSGWGGSGGSGLGGDILGGILGGLISSGGSSRGSGGWSGGSSWRSSGSSRSSRPSSFGGGSRSGGRSRGGRF from the coding sequence ATGCGGACTCGTATGACGGTCGTGCTGGGGTTGATCGTGGCGATGTTCGCTTCGGGCTGGGGCGCATCCGCCGCGGTCGCGACGCCACCCGTGACGCTGAGTCCGGACTTCGTGACCGACGAGGCCGGAGTGCTCAGTTCCGGCGAACTCGATGCCGCCAACGCACGCCTCGGCGACCTGGCCGCGGCTGACGGCGGCGACCTGTACGTCGTGTTCGTCGACGCGTTCACCGATCCCGACGACAGCGTCACGTGGACAGATCAGGTGGCCGCCGACAACGGACTCGGTCCGGATCAGTACCTGATCGCCGTGGCCGTCGACGCCGGGCAGTACGCGATCTCCGCGGATGCCGGCGGTCCGTTGAGCGACAGCGAGATCGACGCGGTCGTGCAGGCGATGGAGAACGGCCTGCGCGCGGGCGACTGGGACGGCGCCGTCATCGCGGCAGCGGACGCCTTCCCCGGCCAGCCCGGTCAATCCGGCGACGCCGGCGGTTTCCTCGGCATCCTCATCGCGCTCGTGGTCGTCGCGATCGTTGTCATCGTGATCGTGCTGATCCTGCGCTCGCGCAAGAAGAAGAGGGATGCCGCACGTCCGACCGTCCCAGATCCGAACGACCCCTACGCCGCCGTGAGCGATGAAGACCTCGCGACGCAGGCCAGCGGCGCCCTCGTGCACGCCGACGACGCGATCACGTCGAGCCGCCAGGAGGTCGGCTTCGCGGTCGCACAGTACGGAGAGGACTCGACAGCCGCATTCACGCAGGTCGTCGAAGCCGCACACGCGAAGGTCGCAGAGGCCTTCGCCCTCAAACAGCAGATCGACGACGAGGTGCCCGATACCGCAGAGCAACGCCGCGCCTGGCACATCCAGATCCTCCAGCTGTGCGATGCGGCAGACGATCTGCTCGATGAGAACGTCGAAGCCTTCGAAGAGCTACGAAAGCTCGAGGCCGAAGCGCCTCAGGCTCTCGAACGGCTCACTGCGCGTCGCGCAGCCGCTCAGCAGGCGCTCGCCACTGCGCCGGGCGCTCTCGCGGCGCTGTCGCAGAACTACGATGCGGCGGCCCTCTCGACCGTCGCGGAGAACCCCGAGCAGGCGCAGCAACGGCTGTCCCTCGCCGATTCTGAGATGGCCGAGGCGACTCAGCTGATCGCGGCCGAAAAGAACGGCGAGGCCGCCTTCGCCATCCGCACCGCAGAAGCCGCAGTGCAGCAGAGCGAGGAGCTCGTCGCCGCTGTCACGAATCTCGGCGCGAACCTGTCGACGGTGGAAGAACAGGCACGCGCGCTCATCGCCGATCTCGAGGCCGACCTCGCCGCCGCAGCGGCCATGCCCGACTCGCAGGCGCAGCTCGCACCGTTCATCGCACGCACCAGGGCGAACATCGACAGCGCACAAGCGAGTCTGCAGGCTGGTCAGCGCAATCCGCAGCAGGTTCTCGAGGCTCTCGACTCGGCGAACACGCAGATCGACGCGGCACTCGGACAGGCACGTGAGGCATCCGCCCTGTCGCAGCGCGCGCAGCACATGCTGCAGCAGAGACTGGCTCAGGCGCAGGCGCAGATCTCCGCAGCCACGGACTTCATCACGACCCGCCGCGGTGCGATCGGTGCGACGGCTCGCACCCGGCTCGCGGAGGCGAATGCCGCGTACTCCGAGGCCGTGGCCATACAGGCGACGGATCCGGGGCAGGCGACCGAACGTGCGACCCGCGCTGCCAGCCTCGCCGGCGAAGCCCTCTCGTACGCCCAGAGCGAGGTCTCCTCGTTCAACAACGGTGGCTGGGGCGGCGGCGGATGGAGCGGCGGCGCCAGCAGCGGCTGGGGAGGTAGTGGCGGCAGCGGTCTGGGTGGCGACATCCTCGGCGGCATCCTCGGCGGCCTGATCAGCAGCGGCGGCTCGAGCCGCGGCAGCGGCGGATGGAGCGGCGGCAGCAGCTGGCGCTCCAGCGGCAGCAGTCGCAGCAGCCGCCCCTCGAGCTTCGGCGGCGGTTCCCGCAGCGGCGGACGCTCCAGAGGGGGGCGCTTCTAA
- a CDS encoding DUF3097 domain-containing protein codes for MDDRYGSDVLASGWRNRGAKQIPNVAAEHDLVVEVADDGFCGAVTRVQSGNVELEDRVGRKRLFPLGGGFLIDGQPVRLTPPAPSKQAVRRTASGSFAVADQRARVALPSRILVEGKHDAELVEKVWGADLRVEGVAVEFLEGVDKLEELLANEPPSAARRYGVLVDHLVPGSKESRIADGILRGPHGRHLKIVGHPFIDVWQCVTPKTLGIARWPEIPRGTDWKTGICRAFGWPHETQGDTGRAWQHILSKVHTYRDLEPALLGRVEELIDFVTEPSTG; via the coding sequence ATGGACGACAGGTACGGTTCGGATGTGCTCGCGAGCGGATGGCGAAACCGCGGAGCCAAGCAGATCCCGAACGTCGCCGCAGAGCACGACCTGGTGGTCGAGGTCGCGGATGACGGGTTCTGCGGTGCGGTGACACGAGTGCAGTCAGGGAATGTCGAGCTGGAGGATCGCGTCGGTCGCAAGCGCCTGTTCCCTCTCGGCGGCGGATTCCTGATCGACGGACAGCCGGTGCGCCTGACGCCGCCTGCGCCGTCGAAACAGGCGGTGAGGCGCACAGCGTCCGGGTCGTTCGCCGTCGCCGATCAGCGGGCCCGCGTCGCTCTGCCCAGCCGCATCCTTGTCGAGGGCAAGCACGACGCCGAGCTCGTCGAGAAAGTGTGGGGCGCTGACCTGCGGGTGGAGGGCGTCGCCGTCGAGTTCCTCGAGGGTGTGGACAAGCTCGAAGAACTGCTGGCGAATGAGCCACCGAGCGCCGCGCGACGCTATGGCGTGCTCGTGGATCATCTCGTGCCCGGTTCAAAGGAGTCGCGGATCGCGGATGGCATTCTGCGAGGCCCGCACGGACGGCATCTGAAGATCGTCGGGCATCCCTTCATCGACGTCTGGCAGTGCGTCACGCCGAAGACCCTTGGTATTGCTCGGTGGCCGGAGATCCCACGTGGAACCGACTGGAAGACCGGGATCTGCCGTGCGTTCGGGTGGCCCCACGAGACGCAGGGCGACACCGGACGCGCCTGGCAGCACATCCTGAGCAAGGTGCACACGTACCGCGATCTCGAGCCGGCGCTGCTCGGCCGGGTCGAAGAGCTGATCGATTTCGTGACGGAGCCTTCGACAGGCTGA
- the trmB gene encoding tRNA (guanosine(46)-N7)-methyltransferase TrmB: MPKTPVFREEPVSFVRRSGRMSEAQDRAFGDLAPQYLLNVPRGLASTSVHADARLNPAAEYGRDAPLFVEIGSGQGHAIISAATSRPGDDFLAIEVFRAGLARTMLDADKAGVRNLRLIEANAPEVLASYLPEGAAAEVWIFFPDPWHKTRHTKRRLVRAGFGDTAARALEDGGLLRLATDWEDYALQMREVLDAEPNFERAFDGEWAERFEGRIMTAFERKGIAKGRDIRDLVYRRKSRA, translated from the coding sequence ATGCCCAAAACGCCCGTCTTCCGTGAAGAGCCGGTCTCGTTCGTACGCCGGAGCGGACGGATGTCGGAGGCGCAGGACCGTGCGTTCGGTGATCTCGCTCCGCAGTATCTGCTGAACGTTCCTCGTGGCCTCGCCTCCACGAGCGTGCACGCGGATGCGAGGCTGAACCCCGCGGCCGAGTACGGCCGCGATGCGCCCCTGTTCGTCGAGATCGGGTCTGGTCAGGGCCACGCGATCATTTCGGCGGCCACTTCTCGGCCGGGCGACGATTTCCTCGCGATCGAGGTCTTCCGTGCCGGGCTTGCGCGCACGATGCTCGACGCTGACAAGGCCGGCGTGCGGAATCTTCGACTCATCGAGGCGAATGCTCCCGAGGTTCTCGCGTCCTACCTGCCGGAGGGGGCGGCAGCAGAGGTATGGATCTTCTTCCCCGATCCCTGGCATAAGACGCGCCATACCAAGCGGCGGCTCGTGCGTGCTGGATTCGGCGACACCGCTGCCCGCGCGCTTGAGGACGGCGGTCTGCTGCGGCTGGCGACCGACTGGGAGGATTACGCGCTGCAGATGCGTGAGGTACTGGATGCCGAGCCGAATTTCGAGCGTGCGTTCGACGGGGAATGGGCCGAGCGATTCGAGGGCCGCATCATGACAGCGTTCGAGCGCAAGGGAATCGCCAAGGGACGCGACATCCGAGACCTCGTGTACCGGCGTAAGTCTCGGGCATGA
- a CDS encoding CPBP family intramembrane glutamic endopeptidase, producing the protein MTRPAVSWVPGLAPALLVCLAAPAFFVVQWAWLGSLLLAAGIAAAWLIERRWPVRRPVVRVGADFETARDLSASAPSLTRDLSLIALGLLIVSVIPLAAELDNMAMLRFTLALGGAVAVPYVISRFVYRDRAISFPWRTGRRWGRLQWGWLIAVLVLGWLILPFYFITSGVYLNWPVVDSPELIARLFVGVGAVGIWDELFFICTVFALLRRHFPDALANVLQMIVFVSFLWELGYREWGPLLTIPFALLQGYIFLRTHSLGYVVTVHLLFDAVVFAVLVHAHNPRLLPIFLL; encoded by the coding sequence ATGACACGACCCGCGGTCAGCTGGGTTCCGGGGCTCGCCCCGGCACTGCTCGTATGCCTGGCGGCTCCGGCATTCTTCGTCGTGCAGTGGGCCTGGTTGGGGTCGCTGCTGCTCGCGGCCGGCATCGCGGCGGCGTGGCTGATCGAGCGGCGCTGGCCTGTGCGACGGCCGGTCGTCCGCGTCGGCGCAGATTTTGAGACAGCGCGCGATCTCTCAGCATCCGCGCCCTCTCTCACGCGTGATCTCTCGCTGATCGCGCTCGGCCTGCTCATCGTCAGCGTGATCCCGCTCGCCGCCGAACTCGACAACATGGCCATGCTGAGGTTCACGCTCGCCCTCGGCGGAGCAGTGGCCGTGCCGTACGTGATCTCACGATTCGTCTATCGCGACCGCGCGATCAGCTTCCCCTGGCGCACCGGCCGACGTTGGGGGCGGCTGCAGTGGGGCTGGTTGATCGCTGTGCTGGTGCTCGGTTGGCTGATACTCCCGTTCTACTTCATCACCAGCGGTGTATATCTGAACTGGCCGGTCGTGGACTCGCCAGAACTGATCGCCCGGCTCTTCGTCGGTGTCGGGGCGGTGGGTATCTGGGACGAGCTGTTCTTCATCTGCACGGTCTTCGCGCTGCTGCGACGGCATTTCCCGGATGCGCTCGCAAATGTTCTGCAGATGATCGTCTTCGTCTCGTTCCTGTGGGAGCTCGGCTATCGGGAGTGGGGCCCGCTGCTGACGATTCCGTTCGCGCTGCTGCAGGGGTACATATTCCTCCGGACGCATTCGCTCGGATATGTGGTCACAGTGCATCTGCTGTTCGACGCCGTGGTGTTCGCGGTTCTCGTGCACGCGCACAATCCGCGGCTGCTGCCGATCTTCCTGCTCTGA
- a CDS encoding DUF1304 domain-containing protein, producing the protein MLIFGLVLAAAAAAFHVFIFALESLRWTEPETRKIFGVASEADAETTKPLAFNQGFYNLFLALTTLLGIALLLSGLTTVGLTLVFAGTGMMLAAALVLVLSNPKMAKSAAMQGGLPLLAIIVTAVAVATS; encoded by the coding sequence ATGCTCATCTTCGGACTGGTCCTCGCGGCGGCTGCCGCCGCCTTCCATGTATTCATCTTCGCTCTCGAGTCCCTGAGATGGACGGAGCCCGAGACACGCAAGATCTTCGGCGTGGCCAGCGAGGCGGATGCGGAGACCACGAAGCCGCTGGCATTCAACCAGGGCTTCTACAACCTGTTCCTCGCCCTCACGACGCTGCTCGGCATCGCGCTGCTGCTCTCGGGGCTGACGACAGTCGGCCTCACTCTGGTCTTCGCGGGCACGGGGATGATGCTCGCGGCCGCACTCGTCCTGGTTCTTTCGAACCCGAAGATGGCGAAGTCCGCTGCGATGCAGGGTGGATTGCCGCTGCTCGCGATCATCGTCACCGCCGTGGCGGTCGCGACGAGCTGA
- a CDS encoding GyrI-like domain-containing protein encodes MSDKVDFKRTIDAYRARKGRFDVIDVPELSYLMIDGHGDPNSAPEFTTAVEALYPLAYGLKFASKRTLERDYTVMPLEGLWWADDHSAFTASRDKSKWDWTLMIMQPEWIDHEMFADAVATASAKNPDARVHDVRFGSYAEGRCVQTLHVGAFDDEAPVLTEMHDVFIPRNGLRMTGKHHEIYLSDPRKGDSANRRTILRQPVAAV; translated from the coding sequence ATGAGCGACAAGGTCGATTTCAAGAGGACGATCGACGCGTACCGTGCTCGCAAGGGCCGCTTCGACGTCATCGACGTACCTGAGCTGAGCTACCTCATGATCGACGGTCATGGCGACCCGAACAGCGCACCGGAGTTCACCACCGCTGTCGAAGCGCTGTATCCGCTCGCCTATGGCTTGAAGTTCGCCAGTAAACGCACTCTGGAACGCGACTACACGGTCATGCCGCTCGAGGGGCTGTGGTGGGCAGATGACCACTCCGCATTCACGGCCTCCCGCGACAAGTCGAAGTGGGATTGGACGCTGATGATCATGCAGCCCGAGTGGATCGACCACGAGATGTTCGCGGATGCCGTCGCCACCGCATCCGCGAAGAATCCTGATGCCCGTGTACACGACGTGCGCTTCGGCTCGTACGCCGAAGGCCGGTGCGTGCAGACACTCCACGTCGGAGCATTCGACGACGAGGCGCCGGTGCTCACCGAAATGCACGACGTGTTCATCCCGCGGAACGGTCTGCGGATGACCGGGAAGCACCACGAGATCTACTTGAGCGACCCCCGTAAGGGCGACTCGGCCAACCGCCGCACGATCCTCCGTCAACCGGTGGCCGCAGTCTGA
- the thrC gene encoding threonine synthase: MQYISTRGGTLGQFSDVLLEGLAPNGGLAVPETLPRLSAGDLEQLRPLSYPELATEIIGLFATDIPREDLARLTTAAYGGGKFSAEEIVPISEIGEGMTLVGLSEGPTLAFKDMAMQFLGEALEYVLEKHDRVLNVLGATSGDTGSAAEHALRGRDRVSIFMLSPQGRMSAFQRAQMYSLQDENVHNIAVEGVFDDCQNLVKRLATDLDFKRAHSLGAVNSINFGRISAQIAYYVWAWLRVTDAVAENERADFEVSFAVPSGNFGNILSGHYARSMGVPIRKLVLASNENNVLDEFFRTGHYRPRSAENTLATSSPSMDVSRASNLERFVFDLLGRDPERTAAAWHELEERDEIDLSGELDRFESEFGIVSGTSTHEDRLTTIREFSENSGVVLDPHTADGAKVARPHIEPGIPMLVLETAKPAKFADLIIEAIGTTVEPDAETQSMLDAAQRVTRMPHDEQQLRAYISERALG, translated from the coding sequence TTGCAGTACATCTCCACACGCGGCGGCACGCTTGGACAGTTCAGTGATGTCCTCCTGGAAGGACTCGCACCCAACGGCGGCCTCGCGGTTCCAGAGACGCTGCCTCGCCTCAGCGCCGGTGACCTCGAGCAACTGCGTCCACTGAGCTACCCCGAACTCGCGACGGAGATCATCGGCCTGTTCGCCACCGACATCCCGCGCGAAGACCTCGCTCGCCTCACTACGGCGGCTTACGGCGGCGGAAAGTTCTCGGCCGAGGAGATCGTCCCGATCAGCGAGATCGGCGAGGGCATGACGCTGGTGGGCCTGTCCGAGGGGCCCACGCTGGCTTTCAAGGACATGGCCATGCAGTTCCTCGGCGAGGCACTGGAGTACGTGCTCGAGAAGCACGACCGCGTGCTGAACGTGCTCGGCGCGACCTCGGGCGACACGGGGTCGGCTGCGGAGCACGCCTTGCGCGGTCGTGACCGGGTCTCGATCTTCATGCTCTCCCCGCAGGGCCGCATGAGCGCCTTCCAGCGTGCGCAGATGTACTCGCTGCAGGACGAGAACGTGCACAACATCGCCGTCGAGGGCGTCTTCGACGACTGCCAGAACCTCGTCAAGCGCCTCGCGACCGACCTCGATTTCAAGCGCGCGCACAGCCTCGGCGCCGTCAACTCGATCAACTTCGGTCGCATCTCGGCGCAGATCGCCTACTACGTGTGGGCATGGCTGCGCGTCACCGACGCCGTGGCCGAGAACGAGCGCGCCGACTTCGAGGTCTCGTTCGCCGTGCCCTCGGGCAACTTCGGCAACATCCTCTCCGGTCACTACGCGAGGAGCATGGGCGTCCCCATCCGCAAGCTCGTGCTCGCCTCGAACGAGAACAACGTGCTCGACGAGTTCTTCCGCACCGGTCATTACCGTCCGCGCAGCGCCGAGAACACGCTCGCGACCTCGAGCCCGTCCATGGACGTCTCGCGTGCATCGAACCTCGAGCGCTTCGTCTTCGACCTACTGGGTCGCGACCCCGAGCGGACTGCTGCCGCCTGGCACGAATTGGAAGAGCGCGACGAGATCGACCTCTCCGGCGAGCTCGACCGCTTCGAGTCCGAGTTCGGAATCGTCAGCGGCACCAGTACGCACGAGGACCGGCTCACGACGATCCGGGAATTCTCCGAGAACAGCGGAGTCGTCCTCGATCCCCACACCGCCGACGGCGCCAAGGTCGCGCGCCCGCACATCGAACCCGGCATACCGATGCTCGTGCTCGAGACGGCCAAGCCCGCCAAATTCGCGGATCTCATCATCGAGGCGATCGGCACGACGGTCGAGCCGGATGCCGAGACGCAATCGATGCTCGATGCCGCGCAGCGCGTGACGCGAATGCCGCACGACGAGCAGCAGCTCCGGGCGTACATCAGCGAACGCGCCCTGGGCTGA
- a CDS encoding MFS transporter: MTSIKASRGFNAWVAATVGSELGSGVLAFALTWTASGHGPHVASAVLTLTVAPAVLLGLLGGAVADRFGPHRVMIICTLAMILVSAGLGVVVLVREPTSALLLITAVLIGTIAAFQRPASSVFPRLFVADADLGTAMARVGMASQFARTIAPPAGGLLVGLIALSGVAFVDVVGGVVMLVALLLITPPKEHTPAREAVTFRGIVAGVTTARGTDGVPALLACVAIVAGAVIPAVLLGIPLAARERGWSASEAGMIEAGWIAGGLACGAWFAWQGTAAKAWRPMALGPLIVAAGLGLLAIATDWIVALAGTTLIGVGVVVFTAHVFPTYVLLAPPPMVSRFQGLLMLVQQTPQLIVNPLIGFFVAAVGTGPVLAVSGLLATLATLTVVTDRTLRTFTTR, encoded by the coding sequence GTTCGGAACTGGGCTCAGGTGTTCTCGCCTTCGCCCTGACCTGGACGGCATCCGGTCACGGCCCGCATGTCGCATCCGCTGTGCTCACACTGACAGTCGCACCGGCCGTGCTCCTCGGGCTTCTCGGTGGCGCCGTCGCCGACAGGTTCGGCCCTCACCGCGTCATGATCATCTGCACGCTCGCAATGATCCTTGTCAGTGCCGGCCTCGGAGTCGTGGTCCTCGTCCGTGAACCGACGTCGGCTCTTCTTCTGATCACGGCGGTGCTCATCGGCACCATCGCCGCGTTCCAGCGACCGGCATCGAGCGTGTTCCCTCGTCTTTTCGTCGCCGATGCTGATCTGGGCACGGCGATGGCGCGCGTCGGGATGGCGAGTCAGTTCGCGAGGACCATCGCTCCACCTGCCGGTGGATTGCTCGTCGGCCTCATCGCACTCAGCGGGGTCGCATTCGTGGATGTCGTCGGCGGAGTCGTGATGCTGGTCGCACTACTGCTGATCACGCCGCCGAAGGAGCACACTCCGGCCCGCGAGGCCGTGACCTTCCGCGGCATCGTGGCGGGCGTCACCACGGCTCGCGGCACAGACGGCGTGCCCGCACTGCTGGCCTGCGTCGCGATCGTCGCGGGCGCCGTCATCCCCGCCGTCCTGCTCGGGATCCCCCTCGCCGCCAGAGAGCGCGGGTGGTCGGCGTCGGAGGCCGGGATGATCGAGGCCGGCTGGATCGCCGGCGGTCTCGCCTGCGGTGCGTGGTTCGCGTGGCAAGGGACAGCAGCGAAGGCGTGGCGCCCCATGGCCCTCGGTCCGCTGATCGTCGCTGCGGGTCTCGGACTGCTCGCCATCGCGACGGACTGGATCGTCGCTCTGGCCGGCACGACCCTGATCGGCGTCGGAGTGGTCGTGTTCACCGCCCATGTCTTCCCGACATACGTTCTGCTCGCGCCGCCGCCGATGGTCTCCAGGTTTCAGGGGCTGCTGATGCTCGTGCAGCAGACACCGCAGCTCATCGTGAATCCCCTGATCGGATTCTTCGTCGCGGCCGTCGGAACCGGTCCTGTGCTCGCTGTATCCGGGTTGCTGGCGACGCTCGCGACACTCACCGTCGTCACCGACAGGACGTTGCGGACCTTCACGACGAGGTGA